From Serratia fonticola:
ATTAATCCAGCAGGTGCGGTGCGCCTACGCTGGCAATCTCTTCTTCGGTCAGCGGGCGATATTCCCCCGGAGCCAAATCGTCATCCAACACAATGGCGCCAATGCGCTCACGGTGTAATTCGATGACCCGGTTGCCCACGGCTGCAAACATGCGCTTCACCTGATGGTAACGCCCTTCGCTGATGGTGAGGCGCACCAGGGTATCTTCGATTTTTTCCAACTTCGCAGGCTTGGTCAGATTTTTTTCGTTATGCAGCTGCACGCCTTGCTCGAACTGCTGAGCGGTATCAGCGGCCAACGGATGTTCCAACGTCACCAGATAGGTTTTCTCACACTCGTGGCGCGGTGAGGTGATACGGTGCGACCACTGGCCGTCATCGGTCATCAGTACCAGGCCGGTGGTATCAATATCCAGCCGCCCTGCCGCATGCAGCTTGTACGCGACGGGTTCATCCAGGAAATAGAGCACGGTTGGATGATCCGGATCGTCGGTCGAGCACACATAACCCTG
This genomic window contains:
- the rsuA gene encoding 16S rRNA pseudouridine(516) synthase RsuA, with amino-acid sequence MRLDKFLSQQLGISRALVARELRAKRVTVDGEVVKSGALKLAPEQEVRFDGNVLSQLNGPRYFMLNKPQGYVCSTDDPDHPTVLYFLDEPVAYKLHAAGRLDIDTTGLVLMTDDGQWSHRITSPRHECEKTYLVTLEHPLAADTAQQFEQGVQLHNEKNLTKPAKLEKIEDTLVRLTISEGRYHQVKRMFAAVGNRVIELHRERIGAIVLDDDLAPGEYRPLTEEEIASVGAPHLLD